TGAGATAGGGATCGAGCTTTTGCATTGTCACGCGGATGCCACGAGCTACTAATAACCTGCCAAGTGATGAGGCGGTGAGTCCTTTGCCGAGTGAAGAGGCGACTCCGCCAGTTACAAATAAGTGTTTAGTCACATGAGGTTGGCCCATGGGAGACCAACCTATCATCGGTTTGGCTATCGCTTCGACAGGGGCAGTTCTAGGAGTTCGGTGGCGTGTTCACGCGCGCTTGTCGAGCTCTCCATTCCCGCCAACATGCGGGCAATCTCCTCAACGCGATCCTCTTTGACCACTTTTCGCACATTGCTTTCGGTAACAGATCCATCAGAGTTCTTCGTCACAACAAAATGTGAATCCGCCCAGGCCGCAACCTGAGGAAGATGAGTCACAACAATAACTTGCGCGTGTTGAGAAAGTGCATGCAAACGTCGACCCACTTCTATTGCTGCTTTACCGCCAACTCCAGCATCTACTTCATCAAAAACATATGTTCCGACAGGATGCGTTGCAGCAAGAACTACTTCTAGCGCTAACATGACTCGAGACATTTCACCACCACTTGCACCTTTTGCAAGTGGAACCAGTGGCCCATCTTTGTGTCCTTGAATAAGCATCGCAATCTCATCACAACCAAGGGCCGTGAAGTCAGATTCCTTTAATGCGTTGTAGTCAGCGCTCTGCACTTGGCAATGGAAAGAAGTGTGGGGCATAGATAATTGCTGAATTTCCTTAGTAACTTCTTTAGACAATTTCCCTGCATTCTCACTTCGAACACTTGTGAGAGATTTCGCGGCAGAAACAAGTTTCTTCTTTATTCCAACAAGCTCGGTCTCTAACTCCTTTAACCGCTCATCCCCACCTTCAAGATCTGCAATGGCATTCTTTGAGCTCTCAAATCGCTCGATAAGTGCAATGAGTTCGTCATCGGCAGATTGTGAACCGCCGTATTTCTTAATCAGTGAGTTCATCTCAGCTTTTCTAGCGTTCAAATAATCTAAGCGAGCAGGATCGGCCTCTAAATTAGCTATATATGAGGCGAGAACACCCTTTGCATCATCTACTAAGAAAAACGCTTCACTCACCCTTTGATAGAGCTCTTCGATTTGTGGATCTTTTGCGCGAACCGAATCCAAAGATTTCCTCGTAATTCCAAGGGTTGTCAGTGAACCTGACTCTTCTTCCTCAATAACTGATGAGGCGTTTTGGGCAGCCAATCGAAGATCCTCAACGCTAGATAAGCGACCAATCTCGTTAGAGATCTCATGTAGCTCACCGCGCTCTAATTTCAACTTGCCCATCACAGCTGCGAACTCACGCAGTTCACTTAACTGTGCATCCCTTGAATCAATGCTTTTCTTCATGGCAGTGATGCGGGACTTGAGCTCGTGATAGTTAGCTAACTCGCTTTGATAATTCACTAACGCGCTATGTAACTCTTTGCCACCAAATCTATCTAGCAACTCTCTTTGCTTGGCAGCCTTAGTCATGTTCAAGTTAGCAGCTTGTGCGTGGACTTCCACCAAGTTCTCACTTGCTGCAGCCAAGGCACTGGATGGCACAGAAATGGCATTACTTGTTGCTTTACTTTTACCATCAGCATTGACGGTTCTTGTGAGAATTAATTGCCCATCTTCAACTTGCAAACCGTGTTCTTCAAAAGAATCCTGCAAAGACTTTGGAACACTAAAGCTGCCACTGGCAACTAATCTCTCGCTTCCCTTTCGCACGAGTGAACTATCACTTTTGCCACCCAAAATGAGATTGAGCGCCGTCAAAATCATTGTCTTTCCTGCGCCGGTTTCACCAGTTAAAACAGTTAAACCCGGGGATATTTCAAGGGTGGAGTGCTCAATAACTCCAATAGAGCGAATAGATATTTCTTCTAGAAATGTGCGATCACTCACCGCGCCAGCCCTCAACGGGAAGTTTGAATTTGGCCACCAATCGATCACTAAATACAGTGTTAGTCAGATGTGCCAACTTAACAACGTGGGAATCTTTAGTGATGACAACGCGATCTCCAACGAGCAAATCAAATTTGCGCAGTGAATCAGCAGATAACACTGCTTCTTTGGATTCTACTTTCACAACAATTTCAGATTGAGGAGAAATAACAAGTGGACGTGAGAACAAGGCATGCGCCGAAATAGGCAACACAACGAGAGCATCTACTTCTGGCCACACAACAGGTCCACCAGCAGAGAATGCATAGGCAGTTGAGCCAGTTGGTGTGGAGCAGATCAATCCATCACAGCCCCAACGTGAAATAGGACGTCCGTCAATTTCAAGGAAAAGCTCAACCATCGTTGAACGCTCGCGCTCAACCGTTACTTCATTGAGCGCCCAACCTTGCGAAACAGTTTTCCCGCCTCTCTTAACGGCATACTGCAACACCATTCGTGAATCCAAAACATATTCACGCTTTGTTATTGCCGAAACAATTGCAGATAGTGGTGGTTTTTCAACTTCTGCTAAAAATCCGACATGGCCCAAGTTCACGCCCATCAATGGAATTTGCTGCTCTCTAGTGACTTCTGCAGCGCGCAACATCGTGCCATCTCCGCCCAACACAACGGCAACCTCTAACGCCGGCATGGAAGCGACATCACACTTAATTACTCCAGCAATTTCAACATCAGAGATTGTGTAGAGGGAAAAACCTCCAGCAGTAAAATCTTTGGCAAGGGCTGTGGCAGCATCAACTGCTTCCTTGCGCGAAGGATTACAGACTAGTAATAAATTTCGCTCACTCATTTATTGCGGCCCAATCGCTATCGCTTGATCTAACGCTTCATGGTTAATCTCTGGGGCTCCTCGACGTAGCCACAAGAAATATTCAACATTGCCAGCAGGTCCTGGCAGTGGACTTGCTGCAACGCCTAGGGTTCCAAGACCGACATCATAAGCAGAATCTGCCACTTCAATCACTGCAGCTTTTCTAA
This DNA window, taken from Candidatus Planktophila vernalis, encodes the following:
- the recN gene encoding DNA repair protein RecN; amino-acid sequence: MSDRTFLEEISIRSIGVIEHSTLEISPGLTVLTGETGAGKTMILTALNLILGGKSDSSLVRKGSERLVASGSFSVPKSLQDSFEEHGLQVEDGQLILTRTVNADGKSKATSNAISVPSSALAAASENLVEVHAQAANLNMTKAAKQRELLDRFGGKELHSALVNYQSELANYHELKSRITAMKKSIDSRDAQLSELREFAAVMGKLKLERGELHEISNEIGRLSSVEDLRLAAQNASSVIEEEESGSLTTLGITRKSLDSVRAKDPQIEELYQRVSEAFFLVDDAKGVLASYIANLEADPARLDYLNARKAEMNSLIKKYGGSQSADDELIALIERFESSKNAIADLEGGDERLKELETELVGIKKKLVSAAKSLTSVRSENAGKLSKEVTKEIQQLSMPHTSFHCQVQSADYNALKESDFTALGCDEIAMLIQGHKDGPLVPLAKGASGGEMSRVMLALEVVLAATHPVGTYVFDEVDAGVGGKAAIEVGRRLHALSQHAQVIVVTHLPQVAAWADSHFVVTKNSDGSVTESNVRKVVKEDRVEEIARMLAGMESSTSAREHATELLELPLSKR
- a CDS encoding NAD kinase, producing the protein MSERNLLLVCNPSRKEAVDAATALAKDFTAGGFSLYTISDVEIAGVIKCDVASMPALEVAVVLGGDGTMLRAAEVTREQQIPLMGVNLGHVGFLAEVEKPPLSAIVSAITKREYVLDSRMVLQYAVKRGGKTVSQGWALNEVTVERERSTMVELFLEIDGRPISRWGCDGLICSTPTGSTAYAFSAGGPVVWPEVDALVVLPISAHALFSRPLVISPQSEIVVKVESKEAVLSADSLRKFDLLVGDRVVITKDSHVVKLAHLTNTVFSDRLVAKFKLPVEGWRGE